One Bdellovibrio bacteriovorus genomic window, ATTCTTAAAAATGCGGTGGAACAAATTTGGTCGACCGGAGATTATCGCTTTCCTTCGCCTTTGGGGGATGAACCGATTCGTCTCGCGGGCGTGGGGATTTATCCGCAAGAAATTTTAATCGTGATTGTCGCGATTTTAATTATCGTAGGCGTCGAATTATTCAAGCGTTACACGGTCTTTGGAAAAGCCATTCAAGCAGTCAGTGAAGATAAAGAAACCGCCAGTTTAATGGGTATTCCGCAGAAATTCATTATTCAACTTTCATTTATGATGAGTGCCACGATTGCAACGGTGGCGGGCCTTTTGGTTGCGCCATTGACCTTTGTTTCTGCAAGTATGGGAACGGTTTTGGGTATTAAAGCCTACGCCGTGGCGATTATCGGAGGTTTAGAATCCGGATGGGGCTTGCTCTTGGGTGGTCTGATCTTGGGGGTTTCGGAAGGATTGACGGCGAAATATATTTCCAGCGGTTATAAAGAGATGCCGGGATTTTTGTTATTGATCATCGTTATTTTAATTAAACCCACAGGCCTTTTCGGCAAAAAAACAATCAAGAAGGTTTAAGGTTTATGAAAAATCCAGCTGTATTAAAAGCTTTAAAGTATCTTGTTTTATTGTTCCCGATGACTTTGCCGTTATGGGTGGATAATCAGTATTACGTACAAAGTATCTTGGGTCGTATTTTTATTTATACGATCTTAGTTGTGTCGTTAGATTTGGTTGTTGGATATATCGG contains:
- a CDS encoding branched-chain amino acid ABC transporter permease; translation: MTELLQLTVSGAIQGMIYALIAFGYSLTFSTSKTINFSLGNILMLGGVVGFALYVDKATGNLLGMPFILPILGVLVAGVLTGAAVHKWAVEPSLKLKSEYTWVLATLAVGIILKNAVEQIWSTGDYRFPSPLGDEPIRLAGVGIYPQEILIVIVAILIIVGVELFKRYTVFGKAIQAVSEDKETASLMGIPQKFIIQLSFMMSATIATVAGLLVAPLTFVSASMGTVLGIKAYAVAIIGGLESGWGLLLGGLILGVSEGLTAKYISSGYKEMPGFLLLIIVILIKPTGLFGKKTIKKV